In Nocardia sp. NBC_00403, one DNA window encodes the following:
- a CDS encoding carboxylesterase/lipase family protein — MKHAWSAIVGLPIVLVGFALRASAAPVVAPSDVVTIDTGQLRGRQSAGLRLFEGIPYAAPPVGELRWRPPALPGSWSGVRDATSARPSCPQGNGAFEVLGSGIAKSEDCLYLNVSTPRALPVDGQQLPVLVWIHGGSFTSGSGDTYGAGPLITGGDGDVIVVTINYRLGALGFLAATALDDGSGSGNYGLLDQQAALRWVQHNIAAFGGDPDRVTLVGESAGASSVCSQLAAPSSRGLFQAVIMQSGPCAGAVPMARAMSDGDAYAARHGCSGSDVAACLRGLPDDVLVADPVTDTVSGGAFLPSGPRAAMRGGAIPQLPILVGANHDEMALRVYTRYGLGMPLTAEGYHDALVAAMPDLTPEQITSVEHRYPVSDYAQPALALTRAWTDRVLSGLIVELVELSRTNPTYVYSFDDPAPLGPPSTFPMGAYHASELLGLFSMRDLSWVYSAVTSLDQQRLASEMRRYWGRFTIAGSPDPAGLQPIPAYDSAAPQVMSFRPGGSRLVDNYAAEHQADFWSTMPTRW, encoded by the coding sequence ATGAAACATGCTTGGTCGGCCATCGTTGGTCTGCCCATCGTGCTGGTCGGGTTCGCTCTACGGGCCTCGGCAGCACCGGTGGTAGCTCCGTCTGATGTGGTCACCATCGACACCGGACAACTGCGCGGCAGGCAGTCTGCCGGTCTGCGGTTGTTCGAGGGGATTCCCTATGCGGCACCACCGGTAGGGGAGTTGCGCTGGCGACCGCCCGCGCTACCAGGGTCGTGGTCCGGCGTACGGGATGCCACCAGCGCGAGGCCGAGTTGTCCGCAGGGAAACGGTGCGTTCGAAGTACTGGGTTCTGGCATCGCGAAGTCGGAGGACTGTCTGTACCTGAATGTTTCGACGCCGCGTGCGCTGCCGGTGGATGGGCAGCAGTTGCCGGTGCTGGTCTGGATTCACGGCGGGAGCTTCACCAGTGGGTCCGGCGATACGTACGGCGCGGGCCCGCTCATCACCGGCGGCGACGGCGACGTCATTGTCGTGACAATCAACTATCGGCTCGGTGCGCTCGGATTTCTCGCCGCGACGGCGCTGGATGACGGCTCCGGTTCCGGCAATTACGGTCTGCTCGATCAGCAGGCCGCATTGCGGTGGGTGCAGCACAATATCGCCGCGTTCGGCGGCGATCCGGATCGGGTCACCCTGGTCGGCGAGTCCGCGGGCGCCAGTTCGGTGTGTTCACAGCTTGCCGCGCCGAGCTCGCGGGGACTGTTCCAGGCCGTGATCATGCAGAGCGGGCCGTGCGCGGGTGCGGTGCCGATGGCTCGAGCGATGAGCGATGGCGACGCCTATGCGGCGCGGCACGGCTGCTCTGGATCGGATGTCGCGGCCTGTCTGCGTGGGCTGCCCGATGATGTGTTGGTGGCGGATCCGGTCACCGATACTGTGTCAGGTGGCGCGTTCCTGCCCAGTGGTCCGCGGGCGGCCATGCGCGGCGGCGCCATACCGCAGCTGCCGATTCTGGTTGGTGCCAACCACGATGAGATGGCACTGCGGGTGTACACGAGGTACGGGCTGGGCATGCCATTGACCGCCGAGGGGTATCACGACGCGTTGGTCGCTGCCATGCCGGATCTGACGCCGGAGCAGATCACCAGCGTCGAACACCGATACCCGGTGTCGGACTACGCGCAGCCCGCGCTCGCCCTGACGAGGGCGTGGACCGATCGGGTGCTGTCGGGGCTGATCGTCGAACTTGTGGAATTGAGCCGCACCAACCCGACCTATGTGTACTCGTTCGACGATCCCGCGCCGCTCGGGCCACCTTCCACTTTCCCGATGGGCGCTTATCACGCGAGCGAGTTGCTCGGGCTGTTCAGCATGCGGGACCTGAGCTGGGTCTACAGCGCGGTGACCAGCCTGGATCAGCAGCGCCTGGCCAGCGAAATGCGAAGGTACTGGGGTCGTTTCACGATCGCAGGCAGTCCCGATCCGGCCGGACTCCAACCCATCCCGGCCTACGATTCGGCCGCGCCGCAAGTCATGTCGTTCCGACCCGGCGGAAGCAGGCTCGTCGACAACTATGCCGCCGAGCATCAGGCGGACTTCTGGTCGACTATGCCGACGCGGTGGTAG
- a CDS encoding class I SAM-dependent methyltransferase has protein sequence MVDVRQVWQNPMFGAVGARIYDAVLDRPSIARPVGRALWGCDTDRMYAAMDVVNRISEGASILDLPVGGGVTLRRLDPYQKVRYVAADISDHQLGAARRVAERNGLSEIEYVRADVVELPFADAEFDLVVTFAGLHCMPEPGAAIVSLARVLRPGGSMVGSCVVSGVAARYDRQIQALGEVGVFGPPCTADELLGWLDAAGLSRGDFYCNGSVAQFVAMKR, from the coding sequence ATGGTTGACGTCAGGCAGGTTTGGCAGAATCCGATGTTCGGCGCTGTCGGCGCCCGGATCTACGATGCGGTCCTCGACCGCCCTTCGATCGCGAGGCCGGTGGGCCGGGCGCTGTGGGGGTGCGACACCGACCGGATGTATGCGGCAATGGATGTCGTGAACCGGATATCGGAAGGCGCAAGCATTTTGGATCTGCCAGTCGGCGGCGGCGTCACATTGCGCCGTCTCGATCCATACCAGAAGGTTCGCTATGTCGCCGCGGACATCTCCGACCACCAGCTGGGCGCGGCGCGGCGCGTTGCCGAGCGCAATGGTCTGTCCGAGATCGAGTACGTGCGTGCGGACGTTGTCGAGCTGCCCTTCGCTGATGCCGAGTTCGACCTCGTGGTGACCTTCGCGGGCCTGCACTGCATGCCAGAACCGGGTGCAGCGATTGTGTCGCTCGCCCGTGTCCTTCGCCCCGGTGGCAGCATGGTGGGCAGCTGCGTGGTTTCGGGTGTCGCCGCTCGCTATGACCGGCAGATTCAGGCTCTTGGTGAGGTCGGTGTGTTCGGTCCGCCATGTACCGCCGACGAACTTCTCGGTTGGCTCGATGCGGCAGGTCTGAGCCGAGGTGACTTCTACTGCAACGGATCCGTCGCCCAGTTCGTCGCAATGAAGCGATAG